In the genome of Porphyrobacter sp. ULC335, one region contains:
- a CDS encoding HesB/IscA family protein, which yields MTDTTTTTRPAPKAAVILTPGAEARIAELMGKAPADAIGVKLSTPRRGCSGLAYSVDYVTAEAKFDEKIVTPGGVFYIDGASVLYLIGSVMDWREDDFTAGFVFENPNAKGACGCGESFMV from the coding sequence ATGACCGACACGACCACAACCACTCGCCCCGCACCCAAGGCCGCGGTGATCCTTACGCCCGGCGCCGAGGCGCGGATTGCCGAGCTGATGGGCAAGGCTCCTGCTGACGCAATCGGCGTCAAGCTCTCGACCCCGCGCCGCGGCTGTTCGGGCCTCGCCTATTCGGTCGATTACGTCACCGCCGAGGCGAAGTTCGACGAGAAGATCGTGACGCCGGGCGGCGTGTTCTACATCGATGGGGCAAGCGTGCTCTATCTGATCGGCAGCGTCATGGACTGGCGCGAGGACGATTTCACCGCCGGCTTCGTGTTCGAGAACCCCAACGCCAAGGGCGCCTGTGGCTGCGGCGAGAGTTTCATGGTGTGA
- a CDS encoding adenosine kinase — MRWQAREVNAAMLRRTQMAWRERRRRLGGAQTLTKEPSVPENTPPRYDVIAIGNAVVDVIASCEEELIEELELNRGGMTLIDEARADELYEAMPPAREISGGSAANTLAGLATLGLQCAFIGQVADDQLGKVFRHDMRATGIDFDTPARDGEPATGRVLIFVTPDGERTMNTFLGAGQFLPAAALDEELIASGAILYLEGYLWDPEEPRRAMRRAIEVARDAGRKIAFTASESFVIARHGDDFRAMIEEGIIDILFVNESELATLTGEDDFEAGLAAVAGKVPVLVATRSEKGAVAIAHGERAEVAAEPVAKVIDSTGAGDQFAAGFLSGYVKDEPLAQCLRRGAIAASEVIAHYGPRPEADMQALMAEKL; from the coding sequence ATGCGGTGGCAGGCGCGCGAAGTCAACGCGGCGATGCTGCGCCGCACACAGATGGCTTGGCGCGAGCGACGAAGGCGGCTAGGCGGCGCGCAGACGCTGACCAAGGAACCCTCCGTGCCCGAAAACACCCCGCCCCGTTACGACGTGATCGCCATCGGCAACGCCGTGGTCGATGTGATTGCCTCCTGCGAGGAAGAGCTTATCGAGGAGCTTGAGCTCAATCGCGGCGGGATGACCCTGATCGACGAGGCACGGGCCGACGAGCTTTATGAAGCGATGCCTCCGGCGCGCGAAATCTCCGGCGGTTCGGCGGCCAACACTCTTGCGGGCCTTGCCACGCTCGGCCTGCAATGCGCTTTCATCGGGCAGGTCGCCGACGACCAGCTCGGCAAGGTGTTCCGCCACGACATGCGCGCCACCGGCATCGATTTCGACACCCCGGCGCGTGACGGCGAACCTGCCACCGGCCGCGTGCTGATCTTCGTCACCCCCGATGGCGAGCGGACGATGAACACCTTCCTCGGCGCAGGGCAGTTCCTGCCCGCCGCCGCGCTGGACGAAGAGCTGATCGCCAGCGGCGCGATCCTCTATCTCGAAGGCTATCTGTGGGACCCGGAAGAGCCTCGCCGCGCCATGCGCCGCGCCATCGAAGTGGCGCGTGATGCAGGCCGCAAGATCGCCTTCACCGCCTCCGAAAGCTTCGTGATCGCACGTCACGGCGATGATTTCCGGGCCATGATCGAGGAAGGCATCATCGACATCCTGTTCGTCAACGAAAGCGAACTCGCCACGCTGACGGGTGAAGACGATTTCGAAGCAGGCCTTGCCGCGGTTGCGGGCAAGGTGCCGGTGCTGGTCGCCACGCGTTCGGAAAAGGGCGCGGTCGCGATTGCCCATGGCGAGCGTGCCGAAGTGGCCGCAGAGCCGGTCGCCAAGGTGATCGACTCCACCGGCGCAGGTGACCAGTTCGCCGCCGGCTTCCTGTCGGGCTACGTCAAGGACGAGCCGCTGGCGCAGTGCCTCCGCCGCGGGGCGATCGCCGCCTCCGAAGTCATCGCGCATTACGGCCCGCGTCCCGAAGCCGATATGCAGGCGCTGATGGCTGAGAAGCTGTAA
- a CDS encoding EI24 domain-containing protein, whose protein sequence is MSAVPAAIMKALGQLGDRAVAAVLVKSIALTLVVFAGLGVGLYFALVEVSARFAVDAAWAGVAAVLLVPLAMWFLFRVVALAVLQFFADEIVAAVEARHYPALADCAQPLPLHREVAVATRGLMRVLGYNLLALPLAGVLVFTGIGPAVVFLGVNAVLLGREFTDMAWLRHCAGDERGNPVPRAERALLGAAVAGMMLVPFVNLLAPVIGAAAGAHLVLRRIAAGEAEA, encoded by the coding sequence ATGTCCGCCGTTCCCGCCGCCATCATGAAAGCCTTGGGCCAGTTGGGCGACCGTGCGGTTGCCGCAGTGCTGGTCAAAAGCATCGCGTTGACGCTGGTGGTGTTCGCAGGGCTGGGCGTGGGGCTCTATTTCGCGCTGGTCGAGGTCAGCGCGCGGTTTGCCGTCGACGCCGCCTGGGCGGGGGTCGCGGCGGTGCTGCTGGTGCCGCTGGCGATGTGGTTCCTGTTCCGCGTGGTGGCGCTGGCGGTGCTACAGTTCTTCGCCGACGAGATCGTCGCTGCGGTCGAGGCGCGGCACTATCCCGCGCTGGCGGACTGCGCACAGCCGCTGCCGCTGCACCGCGAAGTAGCGGTGGCGACGAGGGGCCTGATGCGGGTGCTCGGCTACAACTTGCTGGCGCTGCCGTTGGCGGGAGTTCTGGTTTTCACCGGGATCGGCCCGGCGGTGGTGTTCCTCGGCGTGAACGCGGTGCTGCTGGGGCGTGAGTTCACCGACATGGCATGGCTGCGCCATTGTGCGGGGGACGAGCGCGGCAATCCCGTGCCCCGGGCCGAGCGGGCGCTGCTCGGCGCAGCGGTGGCGGGGATGATGCTGGTGCCCTTCGTCAACTTGCTCGCCCCGGTGATCGGCGCGGCGGCCGGGGCGCATCTGGTGCTGCGGCGGATCGCGGCGGGAGAGGCTGAGGCATGA
- the sufC gene encoding Fe-S cluster assembly ATPase SufC — MDNLHATVADKAILKGLSLTIQAGEIHAIMGPNGAGKSTLSNVLGGKPGYEVTAGSVTFKGEDLLALDPHERAAAGLFLGFQYPVEIPGVSNVQFLREALNSQRKARGEEPLSGGEFLKLAKDKAGLLKMDMEMLKRQVNVGFSGGEKKRAEMVQMGILDPSFAVLDETDSGLDIDALRIVGAGINSIMRKADKAVLLITHYQRLLDVVAPDKVSILAGGRIVETGGPELALRLEAEGYDSVMA, encoded by the coding sequence ATCGACAACCTCCACGCGACTGTCGCCGACAAGGCGATCCTCAAGGGCCTCAGCCTGACCATTCAGGCGGGCGAGATCCACGCGATCATGGGGCCCAACGGTGCGGGCAAATCGACGCTTTCCAACGTGCTTGGCGGCAAGCCCGGCTACGAAGTGACCGCGGGCAGCGTGACCTTCAAGGGCGAGGATCTGCTTGCGCTCGACCCGCATGAACGCGCGGCGGCTGGGCTGTTCCTCGGCTTCCAGTATCCGGTCGAAATTCCCGGCGTCTCGAACGTGCAATTCCTGCGTGAAGCGCTGAATTCGCAGCGCAAGGCGCGCGGGGAAGAGCCGCTGTCGGGCGGCGAGTTCCTGAAACTCGCCAAGGACAAGGCCGGGCTGCTCAAGATGGACATGGAAATGCTCAAGCGGCAGGTCAATGTCGGCTTTTCCGGCGGCGAGAAGAAGCGCGCCGAGATGGTGCAGATGGGCATTCTCGACCCTTCCTTCGCAGTGCTGGACGAGACGGATTCCGGCCTCGATATCGATGCGCTGCGGATCGTGGGCGCGGGCATCAATTCGATCATGCGTAAGGCAGACAAGGCCGTGCTGCTGATCACCCATTATCAGCGCCTGCTCGACGTCGTGGCCCCCGACAAGGTGAGCATTCTCGCCGGTGGCCGCATCGTCGAGACCGGCGGGCCAGAACTCGCCCTGCGGCTGGAGGCCGAGGGCTATGATTCGGTGATGGCGTGA
- a CDS encoding cytochrome c, translated as MTQHPFRALALIAAPLLALTACQTPGSENPPLMVGKSTSPSPDTRAPAFVEAACGGCHAVEPPFLSPNPASPSFASIANRRGLSEKSLADWLAEAHNYPEDMDFTLTRPQIDQIAAYMVTLRQAGYVPDE; from the coding sequence ATGACACAGCACCCTTTTCGCGCCCTCGCCCTGATCGCCGCGCCTCTGTTGGCGCTGACCGCCTGTCAGACGCCGGGGAGCGAGAACCCGCCGCTGATGGTGGGCAAATCCACCTCGCCCTCGCCCGATACCCGCGCGCCGGCATTCGTCGAGGCGGCTTGCGGGGGGTGCCATGCGGTCGAGCCGCCGTTCCTCTCGCCCAACCCGGCATCGCCCAGCTTCGCGTCGATCGCCAACCGGCGGGGCCTGTCGGAAAAGTCGCTCGCTGACTGGCTGGCGGAGGCGCACAATTATCCCGAGGACATGGACTTCACGCTCACCCGTCCGCAGATCGACCAGATCGCGGCCTATATGGTGACGCTGCGCCAAGCCGGATACGTGCCTGACGAGTGA
- a CDS encoding SUF system Fe-S cluster assembly protein, producing MDSSTDHPDATTSKPPRARVEDAVDNDTPRTRDYLDGFLAAKPGADSVGGEGSDLQADVIAALREIFDPEIPVNIYDLGLIYGVEVDDNRDATVTMTLTTPHCPVAESMPGEVELRVASVPGIRDAEVNLIWDPPWGPHKMSDEARLELGML from the coding sequence ATGGACAGCTCAACCGACCACCCGGATGCAACCACGAGCAAGCCGCCGCGTGCGCGTGTCGAGGACGCTGTCGATAACGACACGCCCCGCACCCGCGACTATCTCGACGGCTTCCTCGCCGCCAAGCCCGGCGCCGATAGCGTCGGCGGAGAAGGCAGCGACCTGCAGGCCGACGTCATTGCAGCGTTGCGCGAGATTTTCGATCCCGAGATCCCGGTCAACATCTACGACCTCGGCCTGATCTACGGTGTGGAGGTGGACGACAACCGCGACGCCACCGTCACCATGACGCTGACCACGCCGCACTGCCCGGTCGCCGAGTCCATGCCGGGCGAGGTCGAGCTGCGCGTTGCCAGCGTGCCGGGGATTCGCGATGCCGAGGTGAACCTCATCTGGGATCCGCCCTGGGGCCCGCACAAGATGAGCGACGAGGCGCGGCTCGAACTGGGGATGCTGTGA
- a CDS encoding SUF system Fe-S cluster assembly regulator, giving the protein MRLSNLADYAVITMCQAALHCGNGRVSAAELAAETGLPVPTVQKLVSKLTAAGLLRSVRGAHGGLQLGRPAAAITVADIVEAIEGRIALTACVDHTPCDFETGCNMKPHWPIINNALRGALAGITLAQLRGPVAPLPLSGATPIIEEHLA; this is encoded by the coding sequence ATGCGCCTGTCCAACCTTGCCGATTACGCCGTCATCACGATGTGCCAGGCCGCGCTCCATTGCGGCAACGGCCGGGTCAGCGCGGCCGAACTGGCAGCGGAAACGGGACTTCCGGTGCCGACGGTGCAGAAGCTGGTGTCCAAGCTGACGGCTGCGGGCCTGCTCCGCTCCGTCCGGGGTGCGCATGGCGGATTGCAGCTTGGCCGCCCGGCAGCGGCGATCACGGTCGCGGACATCGTCGAGGCGATCGAAGGCCGCATCGCACTCACCGCCTGCGTCGACCATACGCCGTGCGATTTCGAAACCGGCTGCAACATGAAGCCGCACTGGCCGATCATCAACAACGCCCTGCGCGGCGCGCTGGCTGGCATCACCCTTGCCCAGCTGCGCGGACCGGTCGCCCCACTACCCTTAAGTGGCGCGACCCCCATTATCGAGGAACATCTGGCATGA
- a CDS encoding NADAR family protein, translated as MIRLGDHPTITEADLPVAKDFDTFHPFIKGVFSQWHPTPFALDGSNFTCVEQYMMAAKAMLFADPETASKIMESDDPAMHKRLGAMVQGFDEAIWHRWRMQIVYTANHAKFVQNPGALRQLRNTTPGMLVEANPRDWNWGNGLQIDDPRNHDPASWRGTNYLGRILTLIRERLSRSEI; from the coding sequence ATGATCAGGCTGGGCGATCACCCAACGATCACCGAGGCCGACCTCCCGGTCGCGAAGGATTTCGACACCTTCCACCCGTTCATCAAGGGCGTCTTCAGCCAATGGCACCCGACGCCGTTTGCGCTTGATGGCTCTAATTTCACTTGCGTCGAACAATATATGATGGCGGCAAAGGCCATGTTGTTTGCTGACCCAGAGACCGCATCCAAAATCATGGAGAGCGATGATCCGGCGATGCACAAGCGGCTTGGAGCAATGGTGCAAGGGTTCGACGAAGCGATCTGGCATCGATGGCGCATGCAAATCGTCTACACGGCCAACCACGCAAAGTTCGTCCAGAATCCCGGAGCACTCCGGCAGCTTCGCAATACCACGCCCGGAATGCTGGTCGAAGCCAACCCGCGCGACTGGAACTGGGGCAACGGGTTACAGATCGACGATCCGCGCAATCACGATCCGGCGTCGTGGCGGGGCACGAATTACCTCGGGCGAATACTGACGTTGATTCGCGAGAGGCTGTCGCGATCAGAAATTTGA
- a CDS encoding endonuclease domain-containing protein → MTPRKTLALNPEAATAEAPALKKKGRGWEISDSRLDALHEQAREMRRHSSEAHKALAEKFSKADLGRYTFKRFAVVGSAIVDFNCHNLGLALAIDEEGQNDALVKRRDKSLESVGIKVMRIAAADILGDIDAVLKQLTQVMRDRIEERRAAARAHKAANPKQSYDRPKPRPSSRGDDRNDRNDKPRSRKP, encoded by the coding sequence ATGACCCCTCGCAAAACCCTCGCCCTCAACCCCGAGGCTGCCACCGCCGAAGCCCCCGCGCTCAAGAAGAAGGGCCGCGGGTGGGAGATTTCGGATTCGCGGCTCGATGCGCTGCACGAACAGGCGCGCGAGATGCGGCGCCATTCGTCCGAGGCGCACAAGGCGCTGGCCGAGAAGTTCAGCAAGGCTGATCTCGGCCGCTACACCTTCAAGCGCTTCGCCGTGGTCGGCAGCGCGATTGTAGATTTCAACTGCCACAATCTCGGCCTCGCGCTCGCGATTGACGAGGAGGGGCAGAACGATGCGCTGGTCAAACGGCGCGACAAGAGCCTTGAGAGCGTCGGCATCAAGGTGATGCGGATCGCGGCCGCCGATATTCTCGGCGATATCGACGCGGTGCTCAAGCAGCTCACGCAGGTAATGCGCGACCGGATCGAGGAACGCAGAGCCGCCGCCCGCGCCCACAAGGCGGCCAATCCCAAGCAGAGCTACGACCGACCAAAACCGCGCCCCAGTTCTCGGGGCGATGATCGCAACGACCGCAACGACAAGCCCCGGAGCCGCAAACCGTGA
- a CDS encoding GNAT family N-acetyltransferase: MNDTATLAIGLADCADARDAADVVALLDGYARDPMGGGTPLSDAVKARLTGDLAANPHAFSLLARLDDEAVGLANCFVGYSTFAAAPLVNIHDLAVLQSHRGAGIGRALLAAVEAEALKRGACKVTLEVLSGNPARHLYEACGYGDYQLDPATGHALFWQKRLT; the protein is encoded by the coding sequence GTGAACGACACGGCCACCCTCGCCATCGGCCTCGCCGACTGCGCCGACGCTCGCGATGCGGCGGACGTGGTAGCGCTGCTCGATGGCTATGCACGCGATCCGATGGGGGGCGGCACGCCGCTTTCGGATGCTGTGAAAGCGCGGCTGACCGGCGATCTGGCGGCGAATCCGCACGCCTTTTCGCTGCTGGCGCGGCTCGATGACGAAGCCGTCGGCCTTGCAAATTGCTTCGTCGGCTATTCCACCTTCGCTGCAGCGCCGCTCGTCAATATCCACGATCTCGCTGTTCTCCAAAGCCATCGCGGTGCGGGAATCGGCAGGGCGCTTCTTGCAGCAGTCGAGGCCGAGGCCTTGAAGCGCGGCGCCTGCAAGGTCACATTGGAAGTGCTGAGCGGCAATCCGGCGCGGCATCTCTACGAAGCCTGCGGCTATGGCGATTACCAACTCGATCCCGCCACCGGCCACGCGCTGTTCTGGCAGAAGAGGCTGACATGA
- a CDS encoding cysteine desulfurase codes for MVTHDGKAWHYLDTAATAQKPRAVIDAMALAMGEDYATVHRGVYARSAEMTLAYEAARRTVAHFIGGHEDELIFTRGATEAINLVAQTWGRTNLKAGDRILLSQLEHHSNIVPWQMVAQETGAVIDVCPLTSDHQIDLDAAEAMLTERHKLVALGHVSNVVGSLLDAPRAAAMAHKVGAKLLLDGCQSAPHMGVDVTALACDFYVFSAHKLYGPTGIGALWARKELLADMPPYQGGGAMIDRVTFERTTYASGPQRFEAGTPAITEAIAFGAAVDYVAAIGPDRIHAHEQALVARLRRELGAMNDVTLFGPADSAGIVSFAMDDIHPHDLGTILDEANVAIRAGHHCAQPLMDYLGVPATARASFGLYSTEADVDALLAGIARTRKIFGRG; via the coding sequence ATGGTAACCCATGACGGCAAGGCCTGGCACTACCTCGACACCGCCGCCACCGCGCAGAAGCCGCGTGCGGTGATTGACGCCATGGCCCTTGCGATGGGCGAGGATTACGCGACTGTCCACCGCGGCGTCTATGCCCGCTCGGCCGAGATGACGCTCGCCTACGAGGCGGCACGGCGCACCGTCGCGCATTTCATCGGCGGGCACGAGGACGAGCTTATCTTCACCCGCGGCGCGACCGAGGCGATCAACCTTGTGGCGCAGACCTGGGGCCGCACAAACCTCAAGGCTGGCGACCGCATCCTGCTCTCGCAGCTCGAGCATCACTCCAACATCGTGCCGTGGCAGATGGTGGCGCAGGAGACCGGCGCGGTGATCGACGTCTGCCCGCTGACGTCAGACCACCAGATCGATCTCGACGCCGCCGAGGCGATGCTGACCGAGCGGCACAAGCTGGTCGCCTTGGGCCATGTCTCCAACGTGGTCGGAAGCCTGCTCGATGCCCCGCGCGCCGCCGCGATGGCGCACAAGGTCGGCGCGAAACTTCTGCTCGACGGGTGCCAGAGCGCGCCGCACATGGGCGTGGACGTCACGGCCTTGGCTTGCGATTTCTACGTCTTCTCCGCGCACAAGCTCTACGGCCCGACCGGGATCGGTGCGCTGTGGGCGCGCAAGGAACTCCTCGCCGATATGCCTCCTTATCAGGGCGGCGGGGCGATGATCGACCGCGTGACCTTCGAACGCACCACCTATGCCTCCGGCCCGCAGCGGTTCGAGGCCGGGACGCCCGCGATCACCGAAGCCATCGCCTTTGGCGCGGCCGTCGACTACGTGGCTGCCATCGGCCCTGATCGCATTCACGCGCACGAACAGGCGCTGGTCGCCCGTCTGCGCCGAGAGCTTGGCGCGATGAACGACGTCACCTTGTTCGGCCCTGCCGATAGCGCGGGCATCGTCAGCTTCGCGATGGACGACATTCACCCGCACGATCTCGGCACGATCCTAGATGAAGCGAACGTCGCGATCCGCGCCGGGCACCACTGCGCCCAGCCCCTGATGGATTACCTCGGCGTCCCCGCCACCGCGCGCGCCAGCTTCGGGCTCTATTCGACAGAGGCCGATGTTGACGCGCTGCTCGCCGGGATCGCCCGCACCCGCAAGATTTTTGGAAGAGGATGA
- a CDS encoding SufD family Fe-S cluster assembly protein: protein MTTATLPTRRDEAWRYADMDGVARLGVAALDQWKEIALAPGEVRRHAMVVGSAAPELHRIRLHIGEGARAELFVTNAGDDYTRVEVEVRLAKGAHFEFGGVTIGGAGVTREFITQVVHAEPEATSNQTIRAVHWAGATGNFLGEIKVARHAQKTDAAQDFKGLLLEAGASANAVPQLEIFADDVKCAHGATVGALDEAARFYMMARGVDPAAAQRLLVQAFIGDAFVALEDEAERETLLDAALAALEGAKL from the coding sequence GTGACAACAGCCACCCTCCCCACCCGCCGCGATGAAGCGTGGCGCTATGCCGATATGGACGGTGTGGCGCGGCTTGGCGTGGCGGCGCTCGATCAGTGGAAAGAGATCGCGCTTGCCCCCGGCGAGGTGCGGCGGCACGCGATGGTGGTCGGCTCGGCCGCGCCTGAACTGCACCGCATCCGTCTACACATTGGCGAAGGCGCCCGCGCCGAGCTGTTCGTGACCAATGCGGGCGATGATTACACCCGCGTCGAAGTGGAAGTGCGGCTCGCCAAGGGTGCGCATTTCGAATTCGGCGGTGTCACCATTGGCGGGGCGGGCGTCACCCGCGAATTCATCACGCAGGTCGTCCATGCGGAACCCGAGGCGACCAGCAACCAGACGATCCGCGCGGTTCACTGGGCGGGAGCGACAGGCAATTTCCTCGGCGAGATCAAGGTCGCGCGCCATGCGCAGAAGACTGACGCCGCGCAGGACTTCAAGGGCCTGCTGCTCGAAGCCGGGGCCAGCGCCAATGCTGTCCCGCAGCTCGAAATCTTCGCCGATGACGTCAAATGCGCTCATGGCGCGACGGTCGGCGCGCTGGATGAAGCTGCGCGCTTCTACATGATGGCGCGCGGGGTCGATCCGGCCGCCGCGCAGCGCCTGCTGGTGCAGGCTTTCATCGGCGACGCCTTTGTGGCGTTGGAGGATGAGGCCGAGCGCGAGACGCTGCTCGATGCCGCACTCGCCGCGCTGGAGGGAGCGAAGCTGTGA
- a CDS encoding helix-turn-helix domain-containing protein translates to MIAPPAESAGLVNTFYIIETEGGRIEESIPAYSAQLILMVRGTVHFTFADGPTVQSSTVTINGPQMRSAACVLEGPVLQVGASLTHMSWQALANLPADLVHDQLIPAETVLTAEQIASLEAAVAACRDGQIAPEDLCAHLTAVIAAGPFTPRPDHAAVVDAILRWLGSGFDPAISDLYASVSVSPRQLQRICRRFFGVAPAQVLKRFRALRAAMLLAQPGLSQELRAQVMATYFDQAHLIRDIRRYTGRTPTQFRTDSLVNEILDPAAHGDAGALLNKPGQQTQPLSRL, encoded by the coding sequence ATGATCGCGCCGCCTGCAGAGAGTGCGGGGCTGGTGAACACGTTCTACATCATCGAAACCGAAGGTGGCCGGATTGAGGAATCGATCCCGGCTTATTCGGCGCAGCTGATCCTGATGGTGCGTGGCACGGTGCACTTCACCTTCGCCGACGGGCCCACGGTGCAATCATCCACCGTAACCATCAATGGTCCGCAAATGCGCAGCGCTGCCTGTGTGCTGGAAGGCCCGGTGCTGCAGGTTGGTGCCTCGCTTACGCACATGAGCTGGCAGGCCTTGGCCAATCTCCCGGCCGATCTGGTGCACGACCAGCTGATCCCGGCTGAAACCGTTTTGACCGCGGAACAAATCGCTTCGCTGGAAGCCGCCGTTGCTGCCTGCCGCGATGGACAGATTGCGCCAGAGGATCTGTGTGCGCATCTGACTGCGGTGATTGCCGCCGGGCCCTTCACCCCTCGCCCCGATCATGCCGCCGTGGTGGACGCGATCCTGCGCTGGCTGGGGAGCGGGTTCGATCCCGCCATCAGCGACCTTTATGCCAGTGTCAGCGTCTCGCCGCGCCAGCTCCAGCGCATCTGCCGGCGCTTTTTCGGCGTGGCCCCGGCGCAGGTTCTGAAGCGGTTCCGCGCGCTGCGAGCAGCGATGTTGCTCGCGCAGCCCGGCCTCAGCCAGGAGTTGCGCGCCCAGGTTATGGCGACCTATTTCGATCAGGCGCACCTGATCCGCGACATCCGCCGCTACACCGGGCGGACGCCGACGCAGTTCCGCACCGATTCTCTGGTCAACGAAATCCTGGACCCGGCGGCGCATGGTGACGCGGGTGCCTTGTTGAATAAGCCTGGCCAGCAGACCCAGCCGCTTTCGCGGTTGTAA
- the sufB gene encoding Fe-S cluster assembly protein SufB yields MSDQLEVQDREAREAAAKVADYEHGWSSDIETEFAEKGLTEDTVRFISAKKNEPEWMLDWRLKAFRLWQTMEEPDWAKVGYPKIDYQDAYYYAAPKKKIELDSLEDLDPEIKRIYDKLGIPLGEQEVLAGVKGAKKVAVDAVFDSVSVATSFRAELLRAGVIFLSISEAIREYPDLVKKWLGKVVPVRDNYFAALNCAVFSDGTFVYIPEGVRCPMELSTYFRINAENTGQFERTLIIAEKGSYVSYLEGCTAPMRDENQLHAAVVELVAMDDAEIKYSTVQNWYPGNAEGKGGIYNFVTKRALCQGDRSKVSWTQVETGSAVTWKYPSCVLNGEDSVGEFYSVAVTNNYQQADTGTKMIHNGKNSRSTIISKGISAGRSNNTYRGLVRVGPTASGVRNFTQCDSLLLGDQCGAHTVPYIEVKNPSAQIEHEATTSKISDEQLFYAMQRGLGEEEAVALIVNGFAKDVLKELPMEFAVEAQKLLAISLEGSVG; encoded by the coding sequence ATGAGCGATCAACTCGAAGTGCAAGACCGCGAAGCCCGCGAAGCCGCGGCCAAGGTCGCCGATTACGAGCATGGCTGGTCATCGGACATCGAGACCGAATTTGCCGAGAAGGGTCTCACCGAAGACACGGTCCGCTTCATCAGCGCGAAGAAGAACGAGCCCGAATGGATGCTCGACTGGCGGCTGAAGGCCTTCCGCCTGTGGCAGACCATGGAGGAGCCCGATTGGGCCAAGGTCGGCTACCCCAAGATCGATTATCAGGACGCCTATTACTACGCCGCGCCCAAGAAGAAGATCGAGCTAGACAGCCTCGAAGACCTCGATCCCGAGATCAAGCGGATCTACGACAAACTTGGCATCCCCTTGGGCGAGCAGGAAGTGCTCGCCGGGGTGAAGGGCGCGAAGAAGGTCGCGGTGGATGCGGTGTTCGATTCTGTCAGCGTCGCCACCAGCTTCCGTGCCGAACTGCTGCGCGCGGGCGTGATCTTCCTCTCGATCTCCGAGGCAATCCGCGAATATCCCGATCTGGTGAAGAAGTGGCTCGGCAAGGTCGTGCCGGTGCGCGACAACTACTTCGCGGCGCTGAACTGCGCGGTCTTTTCCGACGGCACCTTCGTCTACATTCCCGAAGGCGTGCGCTGCCCGATGGAGCTTTCGACCTATTTCCGCATCAATGCCGAAAACACCGGCCAGTTCGAACGCACGCTGATCATCGCGGAAAAAGGCAGCTACGTCAGCTACCTCGAAGGCTGCACCGCCCCGATGCGCGATGAAAACCAGCTCCACGCTGCGGTGGTCGAACTGGTCGCGATGGACGATGCCGAGATCAAATATTCGACCGTGCAGAACTGGTACCCCGGCAATGCCGAGGGCAAGGGCGGCATTTACAACTTCGTCACCAAGCGCGCGCTGTGCCAGGGGGACCGCTCCAAGGTCAGCTGGACGCAGGTCGAAACCGGCTCTGCGGTGACGTGGAAATATCCCTCCTGCGTGCTCAACGGCGAGGATAGCGTGGGCGAGTTCTACTCGGTCGCGGTCACCAACAATTACCAGCAGGCCGACACCGGCACCAAGATGATCCACAACGGCAAGAACAGCCGCTCGACGATCATCTCCAAGGGGATTTCGGCGGGCAGGTCGAACAACACCTATCGCGGCCTCGTCCGCGTCGGGCCGACGGCGAGCGGGGTGAGGAACTTCACCCAGTGCGACAGCCTGCTGCTCGGTGATCAATGCGGCGCGCACACCGTGCCCTATATCGAGGTGAAGAACCCCAGCGCGCAGATCGAGCATGAGGCGACTACCAGCAAGATCAGCGACGAACAGCTGTTCTACGCGATGCAGCGCGGGCTTGGCGAAGAGGAAGCCGTGGCGCTGATCGTCAACGGCTTTGCCAAGGACGTGCTGAAAGAGCTGCCGATGGAGTTTGCCGTCGAAGCGCAGAAGCTGCTGGCGATTTCGCTTGAGGGGAGCGTGGGGTGA